The following are from one region of the Bacteroidales bacterium genome:
- the cysS gene encoding cysteine--tRNA ligase yields the protein MNIKFYNTLTKTKEDFQSIEPDWVRLYTCGPTVYNYAHIGNLRTYINEDLLRRTLEYFGYKVKHVMNITDVGHLESDADTGEDKMMLGAQREHKTVWEVARFYEDVFFKDCAELNISPPNIKCRATDHISDIINFIHKLDEKGYVYEVDGNVYFDISKFPRYGQLINFDKIKHQRIARVETDSRKKNNEDFVLWFSISKFQNQIMQWDSPWGKGFPGWHIECSVMAIKYLGEQLDIHCGGIDHIPIHHTNEIAQSEGYLGHKWCNTWMHGEFLVTDKEKMSKSKDNFLDLRELKNKQYTPLEYRYYCLNTHYRRQLNFGFDNMDSTSAAFRSLQNTIQDWNDNPSDTDVESSLYNAYLKDFKSVIADDLNIPLAVQLLWKLVGDKKISKNEKLRLTLQFDKVFGLGLESIVNVGLPDELLSLIKERELLRKANRWEEADQVRAKIADLGYGIKDTSGDTKWFKIIR from the coding sequence ATGAATATTAAATTCTACAACACATTAACAAAGACAAAAGAAGATTTTCAATCAATTGAGCCTGATTGGGTAAGGCTGTATACATGCGGACCTACAGTCTATAATTATGCGCACATAGGGAACCTTCGAACATACATTAATGAGGATTTGTTGCGAAGAACATTGGAGTATTTTGGTTATAAAGTGAAGCATGTTATGAATATTACAGATGTTGGGCATCTGGAATCTGATGCTGACACGGGTGAAGATAAAATGATGCTAGGAGCACAACGAGAGCACAAGACAGTATGGGAGGTAGCAAGATTTTATGAAGATGTTTTTTTTAAGGACTGTGCCGAACTCAACATTTCACCTCCCAATATAAAATGTAGAGCAACTGACCATATAAGTGATATTATCAACTTTATTCACAAATTAGATGAAAAGGGATATGTTTATGAGGTTGACGGGAATGTGTATTTTGATATTTCGAAATTTCCCAGATATGGACAGCTGATCAATTTTGATAAAATTAAACATCAGCGTATCGCACGGGTCGAAACAGATTCAAGGAAAAAGAATAATGAGGATTTTGTATTATGGTTCTCTATTTCCAAATTCCAGAATCAGATAATGCAATGGGATTCTCCCTGGGGAAAAGGATTCCCGGGATGGCATATTGAATGCTCTGTAATGGCAATTAAATATCTTGGAGAGCAACTTGATATTCATTGCGGAGGAATTGATCACATTCCGATACACCACACCAATGAAATTGCTCAGTCTGAAGGTTATCTTGGACATAAGTGGTGCAATACATGGATGCATGGTGAGTTTCTGGTCACAGATAAAGAAAAGATGTCAAAATCCAAAGATAATTTTCTTGATCTGCGGGAACTGAAAAATAAACAGTACACCCCTCTGGAGTACCGATATTATTGTTTAAATACACATTATCGCAGGCAGTTAAATTTTGGATTCGATAATATGGATAGTACGTCAGCAGCTTTCAGAAGTTTACAAAACACAATACAAGACTGGAATGACAATCCTTCCGATACTGACGTGGAATCCTCCCTGTATAATGCCTATTTGAAAGATTTCAAATCAGTCATAGCTGACGATTTAAATATTCCGCTTGCTGTCCAGTTACTCTGGAAATTAGTCGGGGATAAAAAAATATCAAAGAACGAAAAACTGCGTCTTACTCTACAATTTGATAAGGTTTTCGGACTTGGGCTAGAGTCTATTGTTAATGTAGGCTTGCCGGATGAATTGCTGTCTCTAATAAAAGAAAGAGAATTATTGCGGAAAGCAAATCGCTGGGAAGAAGCTGATCAGGTCAGGGCTAAAATAGCAGATTTGGGATACGGAATAAAAGATACATCAGGAGATACAAAGTGGTTTAAGATTATCCGATAA
- a CDS encoding glycosyltransferase family 9 protein has protein sequence MQTIFFKNILFSIYEVGLFLLKIKALYNSVLNRNSFINPLRVRKILVVKFYGIGNMVLFTPVLKRLRKKMPGVKIVLYTNSKALEVIKGTNYYDDAILLENTQKLKKFRAEYYRFINKIRQENFDMIFFSFPLEANWLIPILGITGSKYLIGYNTSDHKAYFTHYLEWDKQKHEVVLNFELLGLLISGPLTESLDLRLNKKEKNDAEKYMKTLNSSFEKIVVIHPGGSSAMPERRWPASNYIELIRKILDAYKCLVICIGSDDESELLKMLKNPFEENVRILENSFSLREIAAIIGKCNLFIGNDSGPMHLAAAVKTPVIALFGITNSQKSKPWGNHKKVIVINKGLACSPCYTFNDKVVCKEYSCIKSITILEVYRAVMLILK, from the coding sequence ATGCAGACAATATTTTTCAAAAATATTTTATTTTCAATCTATGAAGTTGGACTGTTTTTATTGAAAATAAAGGCGCTCTATAATAGTGTCTTAAACAGGAATTCCTTTATCAATCCTTTACGGGTACGAAAGATACTGGTTGTTAAATTTTATGGTATTGGTAATATGGTTCTATTTACTCCTGTCCTGAAAAGACTGAGAAAGAAAATGCCAGGTGTAAAAATAGTATTATATACAAATTCGAAAGCATTAGAGGTAATCAAGGGGACCAATTATTACGATGATGCAATATTGCTCGAGAACACCCAGAAGCTTAAAAAATTTCGGGCTGAGTATTACAGGTTTATAAATAAAATAAGACAGGAAAACTTCGATATGATCTTTTTTTCATTCCCCCTGGAAGCAAACTGGCTAATACCTATTTTGGGAATTACAGGATCAAAATATCTGATCGGATATAATACTTCAGACCACAAAGCCTACTTTACCCATTATCTTGAGTGGGATAAGCAGAAGCATGAGGTGGTTTTGAATTTTGAACTGCTAGGGCTTTTAATATCTGGACCCTTGACGGAATCATTAGATTTAAGGCTAAATAAAAAGGAAAAAAACGATGCTGAAAAGTATATGAAAACGCTGAACAGTTCCTTTGAAAAAATTGTTGTGATTCACCCAGGTGGAAGTTCAGCTATGCCTGAAAGACGCTGGCCAGCAAGCAATTATATTGAATTGATCAGGAAGATTTTAGATGCATATAAGTGTCTTGTTATTTGTATTGGCAGTGACGATGAAAGCGAGTTGCTTAAAATGCTGAAAAATCCATTTGAAGAAAATGTACGGATACTTGAAAATTCATTCTCCCTTCGTGAAATTGCAGCAATTATAGGAAAATGCAATCTTTTTATAGGAAATGACTCAGGTCCTATGCATCTTGCTGCAGCAGTCAAAACACCGGTGATTGCATTGTTTGGTATAACCAATTCACAAAAAAGTAAACCATGGGGTAATCACAAAAAAGTGATTGTTATCAACAAAGGGTTGGCTTGCAGTCCATGTTATACATTCAATGATAAAGTGGTATGCAAAGAGTACTCGTGTATAAAATCAATAACAATACTTGAAGTTTATAGAGCTGTTATGTTAATACTGAAATAA